The genomic window AAATCCGCATGCAGTTGCCCAGGATACCGCCATGGTCCGGGACGCAGATGATCTAAATTCTCAAATATTCAATGCAGGGGCAAACAAGATCACGCACTTCCATATCACCCTCAATCCCACTGTACTTGAACTCTGGCGTCTAATTACAGCTTGATTATCGGAGCTGATGTTGAATTTTCCAACCACAGTAGCACTAGGGAGACACACTCCACCACAACTTTAATTACGGAACCTTTCGCTGGGAGGACACTACAGTAATTTCACGTCCAAGCTCGATCTATCCAGTTAACAACCACAAGTTAGTTCCTTTCCAAACTCCACTCTCGACGGAATTACTGAGGGGGCGCTTGCACAGGGGACAGTGGTCGGCACACAATAGTATTTCGTGTCTAGGATAAAATCACATTCACTAAGAATGCTGGAACTACCTGATGTGAGAAAGTCCATAGCCTATGTCGGCCGCTCTCGATGTCTAAGAAGGTTAGGTAAGATTAAGTTGGGGTGGCAGCTATCCAGTTAAGGAAACTTTTTGTTGTGGTTCGTTGAATAAGGTACACATCAATCTTTAAAATTCCTTTTGCAAAGTCAAAAAATTCCCAACCAGATATTTACGCCTCATTCTTGCAAAAGCAGAACAGTTGTAATAGTCACTGAGTTCACCTCGTCACACTCCATACAGCTAATATAGCTGAGGCTTTCCAGTATATAGAGGCGCACCACACAGACTCGCATTGGTAAGTGCCCTGCTAGCACTCCAATAACAATGAATATATGAGCTTGTAAGCCCGTATACCTCCGCTAAGCTCTTAACGTCAACAGCGGACAAGAAATAATCGACACACGACAAGAGGTGGTGTTAGCCCTGCATTTTTAAAACTGGAACGAGACTCACCCGTCTAAAAGCAGATTGAAAGTGGCCAGTGGAATCCCAAAGTCTACACGTTAAGTTGGCCTGACAATTATTTTTCCTTTATGCCCTGATAGAAACATAATTTTTATCACAATCTAGTTAGATGCCACCGCAAGTGAGATCAAGCAATCTTTCACAGCCTTCGACCTCATGGTGGCACAGCTTGCCACTTAAGATAGCCGCTGGACTATCTGAGTAGATGTTAAATGCAGTTCCAGTGCCGGATAGGATCTCATCTACCGTATCTTTTATAGCGGCGATCTCCACCTGAAGGAAGTTCATGGAAGAACACTCCACCCCCAACACTTCTGTCCAGCCTGGGTACATGCAAGAATAGGCACACTAGACTCTCGTCCCATATTAATTTCCCACTTCATTCCGCCTTTGAGGGAATAAGAGTGGTGAATGTGGAAATAGCTGCGGAAGTTGGCGCACAGTACCCTGTTCTGCCAGGGACAGATCCAAACTCAGTCAGAATGCTGAAGTGCTGGCAATTCACAAGGTCATATCAAGCGTCTCGAAACCATATTGTCGTCCGTGCTGCGGCAGTTGTGTCCACGATATCAACCGGGTACAGATACAGTATTACCTTTAGTGCCAATGTAGGTGTTCTACGTAGGGCCCCGCATATTCCAGCAAGGAGCACATAAGCGCCGGAGCTattataaaaatcaaaacaaGTCAGCAGGAGCAACAACAAACgttataaaaatatgaaaaataacaacaaaaataacaagtaaggaagtctaagttcgggtgtaaccgaacattgcatactcagctgagagctttgtagacaaaataagggaaaataaccatgtaggaaaattaacctagggtaaccctggaatgtgtttgtatgacatgtctatcaaatgaaaggcactaaagagtattttatgagggagtgggccatagttctataggtggacgccatttagggatatcgccataaaggtggaccaggggtggctctagaatgtgtttgtacgatatgggtatcaaatgaaaggtgtcaatgagggttttaaaagagagtggcccttagttgtatatatgaaggcgttttcgagatatcgaccaaaatgtgaaccagggtgacccagaacatcatctgtcgggtaccgctaatttatttatatatgtaataccacgaataatattcctgccaagattccaagggcttttgatttcgccctgcagaactttttcattttcttctacttaatatggtaggtgtcacacgcattttacaaagttttttctgaagttatgtatactttgcgtcaaaaaaaccaatcaccatgtttcatccttttttcatatttggtgtagaattatggcatttttttaatttttcgaaattttcgatatcgaaaaattgggagtggttataatccgatttcgttcattttaaatagcgctctgagatgagtgcccaagaacttacataccaaatttcattaagatacctaaaaatttactcaagttatcgtgtttacggacagacggacggacggacggacattgctaaataattttctttttttcgcccagatcattttaatatatagaagtctatatctatctcgattagtttatgccgttacgtattaccgttatgtgaacaaaactaatataccctgtgagctctgctcagtcgAGTATAATAAATTCGTCATTTGAaacttatttcaaattttttataaaaaatttcatttaatttaaaatcagcataaataaaaattctcttataacaatttttctttaacatagcatattatatgtacatatgtatataagcttTAAAAAActtatataattattttaaaagttaaattaATTCTAACTCATTAAAATTAAATGGCAGTTTTCTCATCATCTGTGTCATTCTACAAAATCGGATAACTGCACTCACTGGCGATACCACAAAAACTATTTGCATTCCTTAGCAAACGCATAAAACCACCTTCACCccaattttctgaatatgaattttttaTAATCCAAAAATCACGTCCATTCTCGCTGCCATAACCGACAACAACCACCGAATGATTAACCTCCTCCTTATTGCATTCATTATCATCATAAATACCACCCATATATTGTTCGAAGGAAATTGGTGAACCATTTATGGAACATGCCAATGGTCCCAGCGTTGCAATAACCTCCTTCATTTTTTCTTCATCACCCGGTTTAATCCGTGCATAATCACGTATCATAACACCACGTCCCGTATTATTGCGATGGCATTGTGCATTCTCAATTTGTGTGTATGGGTAATTGTTTGCTATCGATATGCCATGTTCGCGTACATATTCGAAACCATATTCTTGAAAACCACCATCACAACCCATATTACCATATTCATCGGCACAATCGACTAGATTTTGTTGTGAAAGTGGCACTAAAATGCCAGTGCGTCGAAAGAGATGACCCTCGAGTGCACTGGCAGTTGCAAATGACCAGCATGAACCGCAATCGTAACCCTGAAAGCCAGGTGGTGTTACACCACCCTTTTCCCGCCAATCAAAAGAGTCTGGTAAGTTTTGTAGATTCGCTTTGGCGGTAACGAAGTTTGTATGTTTGGAGGTGATTTCTCTGTTGTGGTTAAGgtgaataaaaagaaaagaagaaacaAGTTGAAAAGTTAATTAATCATAAATGCGGATATAGTTTATTGTTATTTGATATTAGCTAATTCATTGACATCATTATTCAATTATTAAggcgtaataaaaaaaaaaacaaatttatcaaAAACGTATTCAATTTATAACCGAAAGTAAAATCACGTTGTATTGCATATGAATAAATAAACATATGTTTGCACTAGGAATGTTGCGAATATTTGAATTCTCATTCGACTTTGATATTCGATCAACGGTTGGTTGACCCGCAGCATTTGTTATacctttaataaaaattaaatggtatattaactttgtcacgaatctcaaaattgtaagtccttaaaggaaaatagatagacccaggatcaggatgaagagctgagttgatttagccatgtccgtctgtccgtctgtctatttctatgcaaactagtccctcaattttttatgatatcttgataaaatttggtgagcgggtatgtttagatgtccgattagatatttgtcggaatcTGCCGGATccgatcactatagcatatatcctccatacaaccgatttttcagaaaagaggatttttgtcacatattcctcaatttatcagattgaagcttcaaacttcactatatgctttcgtatattgcacatgttgttgtctgaaaaaaatgtatgagatcagtcgtatatatagcatatatctctcccaaccgattgttcagataagaagcttttcgtaattactgccccattttaacagctagagcttgaaatttcaccgaatgctttcgTATTTAGCaaatactgttgtctgaaaaattcgaagagatcgttcgtatatatagcatatgtccactacaaccgattgttcatataagaaacttttcgttatttctgccccattttaatagttataagcttcaaatttcatcaaatacttacgtttacgtcacatattgttgagataactgattcatggtcatagctgtTTCAAGCAGACCACAAAAAGCGTGAAACTTTGTTTCCTATcaacacaaagaacctacctatttttatgcccagctgtacttgtacacaggttattataactttaaattaataacggttggttgtacaggtataaaggaatcgagatggatatagacttccatataaaaaaatcatcagtatcgaaaaaaatttgattgagccatgtccgtccgtccgtccgtctgtcggttaacacgacaacttgagtaaatattcagatgtctccaccaaatttggtacacgaccttatctggatccagaatagattggtattgaaaatgagcgaaatcggatgataaccacgcccacttttcatatatataactttttggaaaacgcaaaaaacctgattatttagtaaataatacacctagaatgttgaaatttgacgtgtggactgatattgagactcttgataaaaattaaaaaaaaaacaagtaaggaaggttaagttcgggtgtaaccgaacattacatactcagttgagagctatggtgacaacataagggaaaataacc from Eurosta solidaginis isolate ZX-2024a chromosome 3, ASM4086904v1, whole genome shotgun sequence includes these protein-coding regions:
- the CtsL2 gene encoding cathepsin L, translating into MPSTRSLQLLLPATFYCFLISYKPILAVPRSPVPNRPLQIFPKLCEVQNFDDYIAQTGKKYADDRERQFRESIFAGKKSLVDLTNKYAATGLSSFRLGINPLADLTRAEVARITGSRITFIGEEITSKHTNFVTAKANLQNLPDSFDWREKGGVTPPGFQGYDCGSCWSFATASALEGHLFRRTGILVPLSQQNLVDCADEYGNMGCDGGFQEYGFEYVREHGISIANNYPYTQIENAQCHRNNTGRGVMIRDYARIKPGDEEKMKEVIATLGPLACSINGSPISFEQYMGGIYDDNECNKEEVNHSVVVVGYGSENGRDFWIIKNSYSENWGEGGFMRLLRNANSFCGIASECSYPIL